The Papaver somniferum cultivar HN1 chromosome 3, ASM357369v1, whole genome shotgun sequence genome includes a region encoding these proteins:
- the LOC113362192 gene encoding B3 domain-containing protein Os05g0481400-like yields MAQGNSYEEARRKRLEDNKRRFQELGVLKIASSLSDVIKEKNKIPRKHKVRSNPYPVNPDLVRCSSRPRNQVAYYEGKNRKTSFIEGVATEAERSDTLKRANSFQSGLLSRNPSFVKSLSLSYVCRTRNFGLYIPSEICNNHLPKEPKLRIMLEDGNGSVYGTNYNWVTGFINTGWKTFCMDHKLDFGDALVIELIKPTRFKVHIFKVSNDVGDVKVDEPIKATESKSSKTVDAERICQKL; encoded by the exons ATGGCACAAGGTAACTCCTACGAAGAAGCACGGAGAAAACGATTAGAAGATAATAAGAGACGATTTCAG GAATTGGGTGTTTTAAAGATAGCAAGCAGTTTATCAGATGTTATCAAAGAGAAAAACAAGATTCCGAGG AAACATAAAGTGAGATCAAATCCATATCCAGTGAACCCTGATTTAGTGAGATGCTCTTCACGACCTCGAAATCAAGTTGCTTACTACGAAGGGAAAAATCGCAAAACAAG CTTCATAGAAGGAGTTGCAACTGAAGCAGAACGATCCGACACATTGAAGCGTGCCAATAGCTTTCAAAGTGGTTTGCTGTCTAGAAACCCATCTTTTGTTAAATCACTGTCTCTTTCTTATGTGTGCCGGACCCGGAACTTTGGTCTG TATATACCGTCGGAAATCTGCAACAATCACCTTCCTAAGGAACCAAAACTGAGAATTATGTTAGAAGATGGGAATGGTTCAGTGTATGGGACAAATTACAATTGGGTAACTGGGTTTATCAATACTGGATGGAAAACATTTTGTATGGATCATAAGTTGGATTTTGGTGATGCCCTGGTAATTGAGCTTATTAAGCCAACAAGATTTAAG GTACATATATTTAAGGTTTCCAACGATGTTGGTGATGTGAAGGTTGATGAACCGATCAAAGCTACAGAAAGTAAATCTTCCAAGACAGTGGATGCTGAAAGAATCTGCCAAAAGTTGTAA